The following proteins come from a genomic window of Pocillopora verrucosa isolate sample1 chromosome 6, ASM3666991v2, whole genome shotgun sequence:
- the LOC131799921 gene encoding uncharacterized protein isoform X3: MTFLIKYIFVWIFLILEPTDGQIITWHEPTPAQTTENAAEKMSPAVVQVYEGSSVTLNWTFNLTSKLRFGVIYFNTDAICTVNAAGVVDSAADKFQQRFNVSSTTGKVSLFISPVTVGDDRANGEFRCELIDSIPKTWKRAILLEVIVSTNIIGIRGNRTVPEGDNLVLTCNASGRPEPNITWTKEKPGNQGNIGLVQEGKVLNITSINRTDAGVYTCTAYNGFGKPENRTINVNVTYPVKIVNFQTQYEVDVGQSVTLNCKAEGNPPPTYRWTPCNDLRENCEKNSFRVLKVCEDANYTCKVANGIGFEAKTANVFIEGERIFITINMTDKSCAGGKYSESLLLNGFDKVFREVFSHYERVEVRDNRCSTLKLALKFDSITNQTYVITSLRDAVKDGFLKEFRICSTCINGAASCHVTPTTDSPPHAYLPKAMKLEIIIIISLLSLLLVVVIGILCCWYFSTTIGIVVVFGFIRRFLRPKNLDSTEVHSNGGHDARMEAGYSSPDNQYAAAGPRANYRASNPLSVPSVTCEDADEVQREEEKHKSGELWSTFFGEKTGCGRVLSAGFTNPGFPGLGS, from the exons ATGACTTTTCTCATAAAATATATCTTTGTGTGGATTTTTCTTATACTTGAACCAACAG ATGGCCAAATTATCACATGGCATGAACCCACGCCAGCCCAAACAACAGAAAATGCAGCGGAAAAGATGTCCCCTGCTGTTGTACAGGTTTATGAGGGCTCTTCTGTCACACTGAACTGGACCTTCAATCTGACCTCAAAATTACGCTTTGGTGTGATTTATTTCAACACCGATGCTATTTGCACTGTAAACGCGGCTGGTGTAGTTGATTCTGCGGCAGATAAATTTCAGCAACGGTTTAACGTAAGCTCAACTACAGGAAAAGTTTCACTGTTTATCTCCCCTGTGACTGTTGGTGATGATAGGGCTAATGGAGAATTTAGGTGTGAGTTAATTGACTCCATTCCCAAGACGTGGAAACGAGCAATTCTGTTAGAGGTTATTG TTTCAACAAATATCATTGGAATTAGAGGTAACCGAACTGTTCCTGAAGGTGACAACTTGGTTTTGACCTGCAATGCTTCGGGTCGACCAGAACCAAACATCACTTGGACCAAAGAGAAGCCTGGGAACCAAGGAAATATTGGTTTGGTGCAAGAAGGAAAGGTGCTGAATATAACAAGCATCAACAGGACTGATGCAGGAGTTTATACCTGTACAGCATACAATGGCTTTGGTAAACCAGAGAACCGAACAATTAATGTGAATGTTACTT ATCCAGTCaagattgttaattttcaaacTCAGTATGAAGTTGATGTAGGACAAAGTGTAACTCTTAACTGTAAGGCAGAAGGAAACCCTCCACCTACTTACCGTTGGACTCCATGTAATGACTTgagagaaaattgtgaaaaaaactCTTTTCGAGTTTTAAAAGTCTGTGAAGATGCCAACTATACCTGCAAAGTGGCCAATGGAATTGGATTTGAAGCAAAAACTGCCAATGTTT tcATTGAAGGAGAGAGGATTTTTATAACTATAAACATGACTGACAAAAGCTGTGCTGGTGGAAAATACAGTGAATCCTTACTGTTAAATGGATTCGATAAAGTG TTCCGAGAGGTTTTCTCTCATTACGAAAGAGTGGAAGTGAGAGATAACAG GTGTAGTACTCTGAAGCTAGCACTGAAATTCGACTCCATCACAAACCAAACATATGTTATTACAAGTCTTCGTGATGCTGTCAAAGATGGCTTTCTCAAAGAGTTCCGTATTTGTTCTACATGTATAAATGGGGCAGCATCTTGTCATGTAACACCAACAACGGACTCACCACCACATGCATATCTCCCTAAAG CCATGAAGTTAGAGATCATCATAATCATCTCGCTGTTGTCGCTGCTCCTCGTTGTTGTTATTGGGATCTTATGTTGCTGGTACTTCAGCACAACGATTGGTATCGTTGTTGTCTTCGGATTTATCCGAAGATTTTTACGCCCAAAAAATCTGGATTCAACGG AAGTCCATTCTAATGGAGGCCACGATGCGAGGAT GGAAGCTGGTTATAGCTCACCCGACAACCAGTATGCAGCTGCGGGTCCTAGGGCCAACTATCGAGCCTCCAATCCATTGTCTGTGCCCTCAGTGACTTGTGAAGATGCTGATGAAGTTCAGAGGGAAGAAGAG AAACATAAATCTGGTGAGCTTTGGAGTACCTTCTTTGGTGAAAAGACTGGTTGTGGACGAGTGCTATCTGCTGGTTTTACCAATCCTGGGTTTCCAGGCCTTGGATCGTAG
- the LOC131799921 gene encoding uncharacterized protein isoform X1 yields MTFLIKYIFVWIFLILEPTDGQIITWHEPTPAQTTENAAEKMSPAVVQVYEGSSVTLNWTFNLTSKLRFGVIYFNTDAICTVNAAGVVDSAADKFQQRFNVSSTTGKVSLFISPVTVGDDRANGEFRCELIDSIPKTWKRAILLEVIVSTNIIGIRGNRTVPEGDNLVLTCNASGRPEPNITWTKEKPGNQGNIGLVQEGKVLNITSINRTDAGVYTCTAYNGFGKPENRTINVNVTYPVKIVNFQTQYEVDVGQSVTLNCKAEGNPPPTYRWTPCNDLRENCEKNSFRVLKVCEDANYTCKVANGIGFEAKTANVFIEGERIFITINMTDKSCAGGKYSESLLLNGFDKVFREVFSHYERVEVRDNRCSTLKLALKFDSITNQTYVITSLRDAVKDGFLKEFRICSTCINGAASCHVTPTTDSPPHAYLPKAMKLEIIIIISLLSLLLVVVIGILCCWYFSTTIGIVVVFGFIRRFLRPKNLDSTEVHSNGGHDARMEAGYSSPDNQYAAAGPRANYRASNPLSVPSVTCEDADEVQREEEVIEQVVDKTKKKEKHKSGELWSTFFGEKTGCGRVLSAGFTNPGFPGLGS; encoded by the exons ATGACTTTTCTCATAAAATATATCTTTGTGTGGATTTTTCTTATACTTGAACCAACAG ATGGCCAAATTATCACATGGCATGAACCCACGCCAGCCCAAACAACAGAAAATGCAGCGGAAAAGATGTCCCCTGCTGTTGTACAGGTTTATGAGGGCTCTTCTGTCACACTGAACTGGACCTTCAATCTGACCTCAAAATTACGCTTTGGTGTGATTTATTTCAACACCGATGCTATTTGCACTGTAAACGCGGCTGGTGTAGTTGATTCTGCGGCAGATAAATTTCAGCAACGGTTTAACGTAAGCTCAACTACAGGAAAAGTTTCACTGTTTATCTCCCCTGTGACTGTTGGTGATGATAGGGCTAATGGAGAATTTAGGTGTGAGTTAATTGACTCCATTCCCAAGACGTGGAAACGAGCAATTCTGTTAGAGGTTATTG TTTCAACAAATATCATTGGAATTAGAGGTAACCGAACTGTTCCTGAAGGTGACAACTTGGTTTTGACCTGCAATGCTTCGGGTCGACCAGAACCAAACATCACTTGGACCAAAGAGAAGCCTGGGAACCAAGGAAATATTGGTTTGGTGCAAGAAGGAAAGGTGCTGAATATAACAAGCATCAACAGGACTGATGCAGGAGTTTATACCTGTACAGCATACAATGGCTTTGGTAAACCAGAGAACCGAACAATTAATGTGAATGTTACTT ATCCAGTCaagattgttaattttcaaacTCAGTATGAAGTTGATGTAGGACAAAGTGTAACTCTTAACTGTAAGGCAGAAGGAAACCCTCCACCTACTTACCGTTGGACTCCATGTAATGACTTgagagaaaattgtgaaaaaaactCTTTTCGAGTTTTAAAAGTCTGTGAAGATGCCAACTATACCTGCAAAGTGGCCAATGGAATTGGATTTGAAGCAAAAACTGCCAATGTTT tcATTGAAGGAGAGAGGATTTTTATAACTATAAACATGACTGACAAAAGCTGTGCTGGTGGAAAATACAGTGAATCCTTACTGTTAAATGGATTCGATAAAGTG TTCCGAGAGGTTTTCTCTCATTACGAAAGAGTGGAAGTGAGAGATAACAG GTGTAGTACTCTGAAGCTAGCACTGAAATTCGACTCCATCACAAACCAAACATATGTTATTACAAGTCTTCGTGATGCTGTCAAAGATGGCTTTCTCAAAGAGTTCCGTATTTGTTCTACATGTATAAATGGGGCAGCATCTTGTCATGTAACACCAACAACGGACTCACCACCACATGCATATCTCCCTAAAG CCATGAAGTTAGAGATCATCATAATCATCTCGCTGTTGTCGCTGCTCCTCGTTGTTGTTATTGGGATCTTATGTTGCTGGTACTTCAGCACAACGATTGGTATCGTTGTTGTCTTCGGATTTATCCGAAGATTTTTACGCCCAAAAAATCTGGATTCAACGG AAGTCCATTCTAATGGAGGCCACGATGCGAGGAT GGAAGCTGGTTATAGCTCACCCGACAACCAGTATGCAGCTGCGGGTCCTAGGGCCAACTATCGAGCCTCCAATCCATTGTCTGTGCCCTCAGTGACTTGTGAAGATGCTGATGAAGTTCAGAGGGAAGAAGAGGTAATAGAGCAGGTGGtagataaaacaaagaaaaaggag AAACATAAATCTGGTGAGCTTTGGAGTACCTTCTTTGGTGAAAAGACTGGTTGTGGACGAGTGCTATCTGCTGGTTTTACCAATCCTGGGTTTCCAGGCCTTGGATCGTAG
- the LOC131799921 gene encoding uncharacterized protein isoform X2 yields MTFLIKYIFVWIFLILEPTDGQIITWHEPTPAQTTENAAEKMSPAVVQVYEGSSVTLNWTFNLTSKLRFGVIYFNTDAICTVNAAGVVDSAADKFQQRFNVSSTTGKVSLFISPVTVGDDRANGEFRCELIDSIPKTWKRAILLEVIVSTNIIGIRGNRTVPEGDNLVLTCNASGRPEPNITWTKEKPGNQGNIGLVQEGKVLNITSINRTDAGVYTCTAYNGFGKPENRTINVNVTYPVKIVNFQTQYEVDVGQSVTLNCKAEGNPPPTYRWTPCNDLRENCEKNSFRVLKVCEDANYTCKVANGIGFEAKTANVFIEGERIFITINMTDKSCAGGKYSESLLLNGFDKVFREVFSHYERVEVRDNRCSTLKLALKFDSITNQTYVITSLRDAVKDGFLKEFRICSTCINGAASCHVTPTTDSPPHAYLPKAMKLEIIIIISLLSLLLVVVIGILCCWYFSTTIGIVVVFGFIRRFLRPKNLDSTVHSNGGHDARMEAGYSSPDNQYAAAGPRANYRASNPLSVPSVTCEDADEVQREEEVIEQVVDKTKKKEKHKSGELWSTFFGEKTGCGRVLSAGFTNPGFPGLGS; encoded by the exons ATGACTTTTCTCATAAAATATATCTTTGTGTGGATTTTTCTTATACTTGAACCAACAG ATGGCCAAATTATCACATGGCATGAACCCACGCCAGCCCAAACAACAGAAAATGCAGCGGAAAAGATGTCCCCTGCTGTTGTACAGGTTTATGAGGGCTCTTCTGTCACACTGAACTGGACCTTCAATCTGACCTCAAAATTACGCTTTGGTGTGATTTATTTCAACACCGATGCTATTTGCACTGTAAACGCGGCTGGTGTAGTTGATTCTGCGGCAGATAAATTTCAGCAACGGTTTAACGTAAGCTCAACTACAGGAAAAGTTTCACTGTTTATCTCCCCTGTGACTGTTGGTGATGATAGGGCTAATGGAGAATTTAGGTGTGAGTTAATTGACTCCATTCCCAAGACGTGGAAACGAGCAATTCTGTTAGAGGTTATTG TTTCAACAAATATCATTGGAATTAGAGGTAACCGAACTGTTCCTGAAGGTGACAACTTGGTTTTGACCTGCAATGCTTCGGGTCGACCAGAACCAAACATCACTTGGACCAAAGAGAAGCCTGGGAACCAAGGAAATATTGGTTTGGTGCAAGAAGGAAAGGTGCTGAATATAACAAGCATCAACAGGACTGATGCAGGAGTTTATACCTGTACAGCATACAATGGCTTTGGTAAACCAGAGAACCGAACAATTAATGTGAATGTTACTT ATCCAGTCaagattgttaattttcaaacTCAGTATGAAGTTGATGTAGGACAAAGTGTAACTCTTAACTGTAAGGCAGAAGGAAACCCTCCACCTACTTACCGTTGGACTCCATGTAATGACTTgagagaaaattgtgaaaaaaactCTTTTCGAGTTTTAAAAGTCTGTGAAGATGCCAACTATACCTGCAAAGTGGCCAATGGAATTGGATTTGAAGCAAAAACTGCCAATGTTT tcATTGAAGGAGAGAGGATTTTTATAACTATAAACATGACTGACAAAAGCTGTGCTGGTGGAAAATACAGTGAATCCTTACTGTTAAATGGATTCGATAAAGTG TTCCGAGAGGTTTTCTCTCATTACGAAAGAGTGGAAGTGAGAGATAACAG GTGTAGTACTCTGAAGCTAGCACTGAAATTCGACTCCATCACAAACCAAACATATGTTATTACAAGTCTTCGTGATGCTGTCAAAGATGGCTTTCTCAAAGAGTTCCGTATTTGTTCTACATGTATAAATGGGGCAGCATCTTGTCATGTAACACCAACAACGGACTCACCACCACATGCATATCTCCCTAAAG CCATGAAGTTAGAGATCATCATAATCATCTCGCTGTTGTCGCTGCTCCTCGTTGTTGTTATTGGGATCTTATGTTGCTGGTACTTCAGCACAACGATTGGTATCGTTGTTGTCTTCGGATTTATCCGAAGATTTTTACGCCCAAAAAATCTGGATTCAACGG TCCATTCTAATGGAGGCCACGATGCGAGGAT GGAAGCTGGTTATAGCTCACCCGACAACCAGTATGCAGCTGCGGGTCCTAGGGCCAACTATCGAGCCTCCAATCCATTGTCTGTGCCCTCAGTGACTTGTGAAGATGCTGATGAAGTTCAGAGGGAAGAAGAGGTAATAGAGCAGGTGGtagataaaacaaagaaaaaggag AAACATAAATCTGGTGAGCTTTGGAGTACCTTCTTTGGTGAAAAGACTGGTTGTGGACGAGTGCTATCTGCTGGTTTTACCAATCCTGGGTTTCCAGGCCTTGGATCGTAG